In Acidianus brierleyi, one genomic interval encodes:
- a CDS encoding 50S ribosomal protein L37e, producing the protein MKGTPSFGKMNNNYTHIRCRRCGRNSYNVTKHYCAACGFGKSKRIRSYSWQNKKVNGVRIK; encoded by the coding sequence ATGAAAGGTACACCTTCATTTGGAAAAATGAATAACAATTATACACATATTAGATGCAGACGATGTGGAAGAAATTCATATAATGTAACTAAACACTACTGTGCAGCATGCGGGTTTGGAAAATCTAAGAGAATAAGAAGCTACTCATGGCAGAATAAAAAGGTTAACGGGGTAAGGATTAAGTAA
- the speE gene encoding polyamine aminopropyltransferase, producing MQYGWSWHLEWQYPCEFHGHLIDRVIEDIKTSYQRIMVAELTRFGKTLIIDGKIQSSVFDEFIYHETLVHPLLLSIKNPKNVLILGGGEGATLREVLRHKLVTESVMVDIDQSVIDFAKKYLQEWHKGSFDDPRSKIIISDAYNFFDNNNDNYDAIILDLTDPILGNTSYKLYTKEFYEKLKKHINVGGGMVTQATSPSFNTDTFTTIYNTLKHIFQYVVTSIVYVPAFDGLWGFVYASDYINPIDLSKEDIDKKIKERINGELRFYDGETHHTIFSIPKYIRQEMIKQNKISTESNPTYIPA from the coding sequence ATGCAATATGGATGGAGCTGGCATTTAGAATGGCAATATCCTTGTGAGTTTCATGGGCATTTGATTGATAGAGTAATAGAGGATATAAAAACATCATATCAGAGAATTATGGTAGCGGAATTAACTAGGTTTGGCAAGACCCTCATTATAGATGGCAAAATTCAATCTAGTGTATTTGACGAATTTATATATCATGAAACGTTAGTTCATCCTTTACTTTTAAGCATAAAAAATCCTAAAAATGTTCTTATATTAGGCGGTGGAGAGGGTGCTACACTTAGGGAGGTATTAAGGCACAAATTAGTTACTGAGAGCGTTATGGTAGATATAGATCAGTCAGTAATAGACTTTGCAAAAAAATATCTTCAAGAATGGCATAAAGGTTCTTTTGATGATCCTAGATCTAAGATAATAATTAGCGATGCATATAATTTTTTTGATAATAATAACGATAATTATGATGCAATTATATTAGATCTTACTGATCCTATATTAGGAAACACATCTTACAAATTGTATACAAAAGAATTCTATGAAAAGCTTAAAAAGCATATAAATGTAGGCGGAGGTATGGTTACTCAAGCTACTTCTCCATCATTTAACACTGATACTTTTACCACTATATATAATACATTAAAACATATTTTCCAGTATGTTGTAACATCAATAGTATACGTACCTGCATTTGACGGATTATGGGGATTTGTTTACGCTTCTGATTATATTAATCCTATTGACCTTTCTAAAGAAGATATTGATAAAAAGATTAAGGAAAGGATAAATGGCGAACTAAGATTTTATGATGGAGAAACTCATCATACTATATTCAGTATACCTAAATATATACGCCAGGAAATGATAAAACAAAATAAGATATCTACAGAAAGTAATCCTACTTATATTCCGGCATAA
- a CDS encoding LSM domain-containing protein, giving the protein MAETAHKLLAESLGSLVLVKLKGSKEVRGTLKSYDQHMNLVLSDSEEIQSDGSGKKIGTIVIRGDNVILISPIQQ; this is encoded by the coding sequence TTGGCAGAAACCGCGCATAAGTTACTCGCAGAATCTTTAGGAAGTTTAGTACTAGTAAAACTAAAGGGAAGTAAGGAAGTCAGAGGAACTTTAAAGAGTTATGATCAACATATGAATCTAGTACTTTCAGATTCTGAAGAGATTCAGTCAGACGGAAGTGGAAAAAAAATAGGTACGATAGTTATAAGAGGAGATAATGTTATACTTATTTCGCCTATACAACAATAA